CTCCTGGTTCCATGAGATCAAGACGCCTATCTCCGTACTCCGCCTGATGCAGCAGACCGAGGTTGATCCGCAAAGCCTGAACGAAGAGCTGTCGCGGATCGAGCATTATGTCGATCAAGCCTTGTATTACGCGAAGCTCGACAGCTTCAATCAGGACTATGAGATGGTTAATTGCGATCTGGAGCCGCTCGTTAAGGATGTCATCAAAGCCCATTCGAAGTCGTTTATCTCGAAAAGAATCCGCGTTCAGCTCGACCTCCCGTCCACCGTCGTCCAAAGCGATTCTAAGTGGCTGCTCTTCATTATTAATCAGATCATAACGAACAGCCTGCAATATACAAGGGATCATGGGGAGATCAGCGTGAAGGCCGCCTTCACTGCCGAGGAGAAGCTGCTGATCTTTCGGGATAACGGTATCGGCATTGATGCCCAGGATATGCCTCGCATCTTCAACCGGGGATTTACGGGATTAAACGGCCGCACGCATGCCAAGTCGACGGGCATGGGATTATATCTGGCCCAGGAGCTATCCAGAAAGCTGGGGCATTACATCACCTGCGAGTCCGCACCGGGCAGCGGCTCGGTGTTCACGATCCATTTTCCAAAGCATCATGACCCTTATTTGGATACGCTTCAGCGAACTTAACAAAGGGCTGTCCCAAACGTCATGAATTGACGATGGGACAGCCCTTTCGATCCTGAATTCATTGGAGCAAATCCAACTTACGGTGTTTAATGGCTTATGTCCATCGCTTACGGATTCTGATTAATAATTCGGTAATACAGATTGGCCGACGAGAAGTAGAACACCAGATAAATGAAGAAGAATACCCCAATGATGCTCCACACGATGCCCGGCAGCTCCGGGAAATCCGTTACCGAGTCCAGAATGTAATATTTGATAATCGTCCAGCTGTACAACATCCCAAGCACGATTGGCGGCAGGAAGACAAACAGCAGCTGCTTGCGGATTACGCTCCGGAACTGGCGGTTGTGGATGCCCATTTTGCGCAGGATGGCATATTGGAGCCTCTCGTCGGTTGCTTCACGCAGCTGCTTGAAGTAGATGACGCTCGCCAGCGCGAAGGTAGCGATCAGAGCCAGGAAGCCGGCGGCAAACAGCAGCAGGGACGAGCTCTCGATTTGCTTCGAATAGATATCCGCAAACGAGGAGTAGTAAGCTTCTTTGTTTTGGGCGACAACAATGCCATGAACTTGCTTGGATAATTTCTCCGCGTTTTTGGCGTCCGATAGCCCGTAAATCTCGAAGCTTTTTTTCTCCGTCCCGCCGCTTAGCTGCCCGTAAGCCTCATCCGAAACCACAAACACCGGGGGCTTCTTGTCCATGGACAGTACCGGGTCGGTAGCCCAGCCAAGGTAAGCATAGTCTTTTTTCTCCACGATCGTAAAGGTCTTCTCGCCATCCGCTTTTACCGTGAAGTCAGGCATCTCTCCGGCTGCATAATGCTTCGGAAAATCAGAGCCTTGGGAGAGGGCAACAGCCTCCATTCCTTTCAGCTCTACCTTTTGCTTATCGCCCCGCAGACCGATTAGTTCATTGTAGTCCTTCTCGGCGATCAGCCACAGGCCGGGAACATAATACTCCGGGTTGTCAAAGGCTACCCCACGGTCCGTCACCGGTTCCGCAACCAGGGCCTCAGGCTTCAGATGATAGTTGATTTCATGGCCGGAGCCTTCGATCATCTCGTCAATCTTCTGATTGGCCGCTGAATCGAGGGTTTCATAGGCGATTGCATTCGGCACGTTCATGCCAACCGCTTCGAACTGCACCTTGTAGTTGATCGTTACAAAACAGAGCAGCATTACAATCACCGCGCTGAACAAGGAGATAAACGTCAGGTTCAGCGTGTTGCCCCGGATTTGAAAACGGAGCGAGGACGTCCACAGGACGGTATTGCCTTCATGGTACTTGCGCCCGCGGCTGATCATTTGCAGCAGCCATCCGGCAAACTGACGGAAGAAAAGGTACGTTCCTCCAACGATGCCTATGGCCGTAGCAATCAGGCTAAAGACCCCGTAATCCTGCCAAACGGCCGAATATTGACCGCTGCAGATAAGAAATAAGGCGAGGCCAATCAGCAGAATGGCCAGAATCGCCATCACGGGGGATACGCGTACCGGCTTCTCCGCCTTTTGCTTGGCATGGAACAGCTCCGTCAGCTGCACGCGGTTAACCAAAATGTAACTTTGCGCGCTGACGATCAGCGCGATCAGAAGGATAACCCCGGCTGCCGTCGCCATTGCTCCAATCGGGAAGGACAACGAGATGACCTGATCATACTGCATCAGATTCATAAGCAGCATGCCGAACAGCTTCGACAGCAGCCCACCGAGCAATATCCCGATAACCAGCGAGATAGCGCCCATTACAAGCGTCTCGTAGAAAACCATCCGTACAAGCTGCCGCTCGTTCAGGCCGTACAGGAGATACATGCCGAACTCTTTTTTCCGCTGCCGCATGAAGAACGAATTGGCGTACAGGATAAAGAAAATAATGAACAGGAAGATAACGACGGACGCAATGGCTACCCCGGTCCGGAACAGCTCCCGGTTCTGCAGCGCATCGATAATGTCTCCGTTGTACATGAGCGAAGAGAACGTATATTGAATAATAACGCCGATAATCATGGACATCAGATAAATGGAATACAGGCGGAAGTTGCGTTTGACATTGCGGATCGTCAGATCGAACAGGCTCATCGCAGCTTGCCCCCTATGAGGCTTTGCGTCTCCAGAATGCGCTCGTAGAAAGTCTTCTGGCTCTGTTCACCCGCGTAAATCTCGCTTACGACCGCCCCGTCCCTGAGGAATACAACCCGCTTGCAGTAGCTCGCCGCATAGCTGTCATGCGTAACCATCAGTATGGTTGTGTTAAAAGCCGCGTTAAGCGATACAAGCTGCTCAAGCAGTTGGGTCGCCGAGCGCGAATCGAGCGCGCCCGTCGGCTCATCGGCAAATACGATCGCCGGCTCCGTAATAATCGCCCGCGCCGAGGCTACGCGCTGCTTCTGCCCGCCGGAAATCTCGCTTGGGTACTTCGCCAGCAGCCCTTCAATGTGGAGCGCCTCGATAATCGGCATGAGCCGCTCCTCCATCTCCGTCGCCTTGAACTGGCGCAGCGACAGGGGCAGCAGGATATTTTCTTTCACCGTCAGCGTGTCGAGCAGATTATAATCCTGGAAAATAAACCCCATCCGCTCCTGGCGGAATTGACGAAGCGACTTCTTCTTCATATCAAGAAGCGATTTCCCCTCAATCCATACCTCGCCCCCGCTGAACCGATCAATCGTGGAAAGCACGTTCATCAGCGTTGATTTGCCCGATCCCGAAGGACCCATAATCGCCGTAAGCTCGCCGGGCTGGACCGTCAGATCAATGTTTTTCAATACGGGAGTAGCCCCGTAGCTCTTTGATAAGTTTTTTGTCTGGATAACCGTCTCCATCTCCATCACTAAGCCCCTCTCCTCTTTCTATCTTTAATATAGACAGATCGGAGAGAGGCATCCATCGAAGTAAGATCGTTCCAAGTGACGTTTTTGTCACGATGGCGGTCGGCAACCCCTACTCTAATTCGACTTTGGCCCGATAACCTTGCTCAGCGCATCCGCCCACAGCTGATAGCCTTGCTCCGTCAGGTGACAGGTATCAAAAGCAATCCCGCGCGGCAGCGTTCCGTCTTCGGCTAACATCGACGGCCCAATATCAAGGAAGATTAATCCCAGCTCAGCGGCCAGCTCCGCATACAGCTCGTTCATCCGGCCGATCAGCTTGCGGCGCGGATCCTCCGGAGATTCCTCGCGCGGGAATACCGCCATCAGAATGATCCTTGCGGCAGGAGCATGCCGGCGAACACGCTCAACAACCGCGCGTACACCGTCGCGGACCTCCTCCGCCGTGCTGGAACGTGCGTTTTCGGTATCGCTTGTATTATTCGTGCCGATGTTAATAACAACCCACTCCGGAGAGAGTCCCTCGAACTGCCCGTTATCCAGACGCCACAATACATTTTGCGTCCGATCCCAGCCAAAACCGAGATTAAGGACGCGGCGGCCTCCAAACACGGACTCCCAGGCTTGTCCCGTTCCATGCTGGCTTGCGGAGACCGGAAGACCTCCCCAGAAATGCGTAATCGAATCGCCGATCAGAACAATTTCCGGATTAATCTCAGGCTTGATCCGCAGTACCTGCTCGTGCCGCTCCCACCAGTCGTAGCTGTCCTCTTCCAGCTTTGTCGCGGGAATAACGGCCGTATTTACCGTATGCGTTTTCATGAACTTGTTGCCTTCTGCTGCTGTCTTATTCACCTAGATCACCCTGTCCCTATGATTTGACTCTATTATAGCGGAGCGCCGTCACTTTCAACCACGAAAAAAAGGCTGAACAGCCGCGAGAGGCAGCCGTTCAGCCTTTTTATATCATTCTTACGCTTTGTTCGAGGAACCGAACTCGCGGATTTTACCCATAACGGTTTGTTTGATCGCTTCGCGGCCTGGAGCCAGGAATTTACGCGGATCGTATACATCGGAGTCTTTAGTCAAGATCTCGCGAGCAACTTTAGTGAACGCAATTTGGTTCTCTGTGTTCACGTTGATTTTTGCAGTACCCAGGGATACGGCACGTTTGATGTGCTCAGTAGGGATACCAGTACCGCCATGCAATACGAGTGGAAGCTTGATTGTTTGGCAGATCTCTTCCATTTCTTTGAAGCCCAGTTTAGGCTCGCCTTTGTAAGGGCCATGAACGGAACCGAGGGCTGGAGCCAGGCAGTCGATACCTGTACGTTGTACCAGCTCTTGACACTCTTTAGGGTCAGCGTAGATTACGCCTTCAGCAATAACGTCGTCTTCTTGGCCGCCAACTGTACCCAGTTCAGCCTCAACGGAAACGCCGCGCTCATGAGCGTAAGCAACAACTTCGCTAGTGATGCGAACGTTCTCTTCGAACGGATCATGCGAAGCGTCGATCATAACGGAAGTGAAGCCAGCGTCGATCGCTGCTTTACATTTTTCAAAGCTGGAGCCATGGTCCAAGTGGATTGCAACTGGAACCGTGATTTTCATTTCTTCGATCAAAGCCGATACAATGTTCGTAACCACTTTGAAGCCGCCCATATAACGAGCCGCGCCTTCAGATACGCCCAGGATTACCGGGGATTGCTCTGTTTGAGCAGCGTCAAGGATCGCTTGCGTCCATTCCAGGTTATTGATGTTGAATTGACCAACAGCGTAACCGCCTTGCAAAGCTTTGTTCAGCATGTCTTTCATTGATTCCAATGCCATTGTTAAATCCTCCTCAGATAAATGACTAGACCTTTCAATCATACCCAATTCAACTGCTGTTATGCGGTTCCAACCGGCAGATCTATCGGCCCGAACGGAATGGGCGTATGTACTCGTTCACGTTCTCTTTAAGTCAATATGTTATCACAAAATTCGCCATAAGACTACCTATTGGAGGTCAAGCTCCTTTGCCGCAAGGCAAACCAGAGCATCTTGAAAATTGTAAGCGCTATAATAGAAGCAAGTAATATAAGCGCGATCCAGAAGAAAGCCGCCAGCCACGGAGCATCTTGAAAAGGCCCGCGATAGACGACAAAAAACGAGTCGCTGTACCCGAAATCATCCGTTTTTCCGGGCGATTCGAATAGTGGTTTATGACGGAAACGAGAATCAAGATAACAAAGCCTCCTCATGGTGGCGATAGGCTCCATCACCTGCCGGATATGTACATTCGGGTATTCGCCCAGAAAAGCAGCCAATAACTCCGGCAGCACGCTCGTAAGCGAAGCACCAAGCGTAATGCTGCCGCGCCTCGTGCTCGAAGGAGAACGAATCGGCGGAGTTGTAACGCCATTCGTCTTTGCCGATGTGGATCCGAAATCGCGCCTGGCCCAAACGGAAATCTTCGGACCTATCGCTTCGATCATTCCGTTTGAATCGGATGACGAAGTGCTGGCGCTCGTAAACGATACGGAATACGGCTTGTCCGGCGCCGTATTTACGACGGATCTGGACAAGGGCGTTGCCTTTGCCCGCGCTTTCGAAAGCGGCATGACCCATGTCAACGACACGACGATCAACATGGACATGAAAGCTCCTTTTGGCGGCGAGAAGGCTTCCGGCATCGGCCACTACCATGGCGAGATCGGCTTCGAAGAATTCACGACGGCCAAATGGGTATCGGTCCAGAAGGACCGCCGCCTGTTCCCGTTCTAATTCCATTCTTATATACAGCCCGCAAGTTGGCCATCAGGCCTCTTGCGGGCTATTATTTTGCTGATTTTTACCGTAGATTAACCATTTATAGGCAGGAGCTGTATAAGCTGTAAGCGAAATTATGTACATAAACAACGAATAACCGCGAACGTGGAGGATTTATGACGATTATCGGAATCGATTTGGGTACAACGAACAGTTTAGTGTCTTACTGGACCGAACAAGGTCCCGTTATTATTCCTAATGCTTTGGGGCAGTCTCTGACGCCGTCAGCGGTTAGCATAGACGAGAACGGCGAGTTTGTAATCGGACAAATCGCCCTGGAAAGACAAATCACCCATCCCGGCATGAGCGCCTCCGTCTTTAAACGGTATATGGGAACAAAAAAGAAATTAAAGCTCGGCGACCAAGAATTTCTGCCGGAAGAGTTGTCCGCTCTCCTTATTAAAGCCTTGAAAGAGGATGCCGAGCATGCGCTTGGCAAGCCCGTTCACGAAGCGGTCATCAGCGTTCCGGCTTACTTCAACGACCTCCAGCGGAAGGCGACCAAACGGGCCGGGGAGCTGGCTGGCCTGCGGGTTGATCGACTCATCTCGGAGCCTACCGCCGCCGCAATCGCCTATGGGCTGCATCTGCGCGATGCCGATACCAAGTTTCTCGTCTTTGACCTTGGGGGAGGTACCTTTGACGTATCCATCCTCGAGCTATTCGACGAGGTCATGGAGGTACGCGCCGTTGCCGGCAACAACTATCTGGGCGGAGAGGATTTCACCCAGCTCCTTGTTGATCTGTTTCTAAGGAAGCATCAGCTTACGGCGGATACGATTGGCGACGAGAAAAGCTATGCCCGCTTGAAGAAGCAGGCCGAGCTGGCCAAGAAGGCTTTTCTAAAGAACAAAATGGTTACGCTCAGCTTCCAGCAAGAAGACAACCTGCTTGCGATGGATATAACCCTGGACGAGTTCGAGCAAGCGGCAAGGCCACTTCTCCAGAAGCTCCGGGAACCGATTGAACGGGCATTGTCCGATGCCAAGCTGAAGGTCCGCGATATGGATGCCATCCTGCTCGTCGGCGGAGCGACAAGACTGCCCTTTATTCGTTCGTTTGTCAGCAAGCTGTTCGGCAAGCTGGCTTACGCGGAGGTAAATCCCGACGAAGTGGTTGCCGCCGGCGCGGGCATTCAAGCAGGGCTTAAAGAACGGCATATCAGCCTGAAGGAAGTTATTCTGACCGATGTATGTCCATTCACTCTCGGAACCTCCATATCCGTAAGAAAAGCGCATGGGCTGCAGGAAGCCGGCCACTTCTTCCCGATTATCGAACGCAATACGGTTATTCCCGCAAGCCGAGTGGAAAAGTTCTATACCATTACCGACAACCAGACCATGATTAAAGTCGATATCCTGCAAGGTGAAGGAAGGTTCGCCAAGGATAATATCTATCTGGGAGAGCTTAATGTGCCTATTCCTCCGAGACCCGCCGGTCAGGAAGGAATCGACGTCCGGTATACCTACGACATTAACGGGCTGCTGGAGGTCGAGGTGACCGTCATCTCGAGCGGTGCGAAGAAAAGCATAACGATCGAGAAAAACCCGGGCGAGATGACA
This region of Paenibacillus sp. JDR-2 genomic DNA includes:
- a CDS encoding aldehyde dehydrogenase family protein is translated as MVAIGSITCRICTFGYSPRKAANNSGSTLVSEAPSVMLPRLVLEGERIGGVVTPFVFADVDPKSRLAQTEIFGPIASIIPFESDDEVLALVNDTEYGLSGAVFTTDLDKGVAFARAFESGMTHVNDTTINMDMKAPFGGEKASGIGHYHGEIGFEEFTTAKWVSVQKDRRLFPF
- a CDS encoding GDSL-type esterase/lipase family protein, producing MNKTAAEGNKFMKTHTVNTAVIPATKLEEDSYDWWERHEQVLRIKPEINPEIVLIGDSITHFWGGLPVSASQHGTGQAWESVFGGRRVLNLGFGWDRTQNVLWRLDNGQFEGLSPEWVVINIGTNNTSDTENARSSTAEEVRDGVRAVVERVRRHAPAARIILMAVFPREESPEDPRRKLIGRMNELYAELAAELGLIFLDIGPSMLAEDGTLPRGIAFDTCHLTEQGYQLWADALSKVIGPKSN
- a CDS encoding Hsp70 family protein, translating into MTIIGIDLGTTNSLVSYWTEQGPVIIPNALGQSLTPSAVSIDENGEFVIGQIALERQITHPGMSASVFKRYMGTKKKLKLGDQEFLPEELSALLIKALKEDAEHALGKPVHEAVISVPAYFNDLQRKATKRAGELAGLRVDRLISEPTAAAIAYGLHLRDADTKFLVFDLGGGTFDVSILELFDEVMEVRAVAGNNYLGGEDFTQLLVDLFLRKHQLTADTIGDEKSYARLKKQAELAKKAFLKNKMVTLSFQQEDNLLAMDITLDEFEQAARPLLQKLREPIERALSDAKLKVRDMDAILLVGGATRLPFIRSFVSKLFGKLAYAEVNPDEVVAAGAGIQAGLKERHISLKEVILTDVCPFTLGTSISVRKAHGLQEAGHFFPIIERNTVIPASRVEKFYTITDNQTMIKVDILQGEGRFAKDNIYLGELNVPIPPRPAGQEGIDVRYTYDINGLLEVEVTVISSGAKKSITIEKNPGEMTREEIASRIERLSAIKIHPREQQENKWIIAKGERLFEERIGDDRKDVATLLKEFEDVLDKQDPKMIGEQRKIILAAFEIIEDKGE
- a CDS encoding sensor histidine kinase — translated: MSFWRFLKYERPYFLLYGIAFLLTVAVFATDPQSSWHWPTFFYALTLVVLSLAAFTAYRYTRNLQAIRRMQSEDAEPLSLEAEAYRDTLEESGIAHIRSLNEVQARQKEYYDFIISWFHEIKTPISVLRLMQQTEVDPQSLNEELSRIEHYVDQALYYAKLDSFNQDYEMVNCDLEPLVKDVIKAHSKSFISKRIRVQLDLPSTVVQSDSKWLLFIINQIITNSLQYTRDHGEISVKAAFTAEEKLLIFRDNGIGIDAQDMPRIFNRGFTGLNGRTHAKSTGMGLYLAQELSRKLGHYITCESAPGSGSVFTIHFPKHHDPYLDTLQRT
- a CDS encoding ABC transporter permease; the encoded protein is MSLFDLTIRNVKRNFRLYSIYLMSMIIGVIIQYTFSSLMYNGDIIDALQNRELFRTGVAIASVVIFLFIIFFILYANSFFMRQRKKEFGMYLLYGLNERQLVRMVFYETLVMGAISLVIGILLGGLLSKLFGMLLMNLMQYDQVISLSFPIGAMATAAGVILLIALIVSAQSYILVNRVQLTELFHAKQKAEKPVRVSPVMAILAILLIGLALFLICSGQYSAVWQDYGVFSLIATAIGIVGGTYLFFRQFAGWLLQMISRGRKYHEGNTVLWTSSLRFQIRGNTLNLTFISLFSAVIVMLLCFVTINYKVQFEAVGMNVPNAIAYETLDSAANQKIDEMIEGSGHEINYHLKPEALVAEPVTDRGVAFDNPEYYVPGLWLIAEKDYNELIGLRGDKQKVELKGMEAVALSQGSDFPKHYAAGEMPDFTVKADGEKTFTIVEKKDYAYLGWATDPVLSMDKKPPVFVVSDEAYGQLSGGTEKKSFEIYGLSDAKNAEKLSKQVHGIVVAQNKEAYYSSFADIYSKQIESSSLLLFAAGFLALIATFALASVIYFKQLREATDERLQYAILRKMGIHNRQFRSVIRKQLLFVFLPPIVLGMLYSWTIIKYYILDSVTDFPELPGIVWSIIGVFFFIYLVFYFSSANLYYRIINQNP
- a CDS encoding ABC transporter ATP-binding protein; protein product: METVIQTKNLSKSYGATPVLKNIDLTVQPGELTAIMGPSGSGKSTLMNVLSTIDRFSGGEVWIEGKSLLDMKKKSLRQFRQERMGFIFQDYNLLDTLTVKENILLPLSLRQFKATEMEERLMPIIEALHIEGLLAKYPSEISGGQKQRVASARAIITEPAIVFADEPTGALDSRSATQLLEQLVSLNAAFNTTILMVTHDSYAASYCKRVVFLRDGAVVSEIYAGEQSQKTFYERILETQSLIGGKLR
- a CDS encoding class II fructose-bisphosphate aldolase translates to MALESMKDMLNKALQGGYAVGQFNINNLEWTQAILDAAQTEQSPVILGVSEGAARYMGGFKVVTNIVSALIEEMKITVPVAIHLDHGSSFEKCKAAIDAGFTSVMIDASHDPFEENVRITSEVVAYAHERGVSVEAELGTVGGQEDDVIAEGVIYADPKECQELVQRTGIDCLAPALGSVHGPYKGEPKLGFKEMEEICQTIKLPLVLHGGTGIPTEHIKRAVSLGTAKINVNTENQIAFTKVAREILTKDSDVYDPRKFLAPGREAIKQTVMGKIREFGSSNKA